The bacterium genome has a segment encoding these proteins:
- the acpP gene encoding acyl carrier protein gives MDIFATLKEIIVDKLSVSEDQIKPESRFMEDLGADSLDVVELVMAIEEKFGIEIPDEDAEKIRTVQDAINYIKAKIGG, from the coding sequence ATGGATATATTTGCTACTCTAAAAGAGATAATAGTGGACAAACTGTCAGTCTCTGAAGATCAGATAAAGCCTGAATCAAGGTTCATGGAAGACCTTGGTGCTGATTCTCTCGATGTAGTTGAGCTTGTTATGGCTATAGAAGAAAAATTTGGAATTGAGATACCTGATGAAGATGCGGAGAAAATAAGAACTGTGCAGGATGCAATCAATTACATAAAAGCAAAGATAGGCGGTTAA
- the fabF gene encoding beta-ketoacyl-ACP synthase II produces the protein MKRRVVVTGVGVVTPVGKNVNDFWEALLSAKNGIKVIDRFDVSQFPTKIAGLIEDFHPEERFDPKELKRMDLVTQYGLYAAHEAVSDAGLIEGKFDPCRVGVIFSSGIGGIKTLEEEVIKLKEQGPRRVSPFLVPMMIVDITPGHIAMRYGFKGPNYSVVSACASSAHAIGDAYRMIKYGDADIIIAGGAEAPVTPIGLAGFCSMRALSTRNDEPQKASRPFDKERDGFVMAEGAGAVVLEELEHALKRGAKIYAEVVGYGATADAYHITAPHPDGEGAVNSMRLAIEEAGISPEEVSYINAHGTSTQLNDIAETKAIKKLFGEHAYKIPVSSTKSMTGHLLGAAGAVEFIASVMSVYTDKIHPTRNYEFPDPECDLDYVPGTYREVIVNYALSNSFGFGGHNASLLVKKYSV, from the coding sequence ATGAAAAGAAGAGTTGTAGTTACAGGGGTGGGGGTGGTTACCCCTGTTGGTAAAAATGTAAATGATTTCTGGGAGGCTCTTTTATCTGCGAAAAATGGAATAAAAGTAATCGACCGGTTCGACGTATCCCAGTTCCCGACCAAAATTGCTGGATTAATTGAAGATTTTCATCCAGAAGAACGGTTTGATCCAAAAGAACTTAAAAGAATGGACCTCGTAACCCAATATGGACTATATGCTGCTCATGAAGCGGTAAGTGATGCTGGTTTAATTGAGGGTAAATTCGATCCATGTAGGGTTGGGGTTATATTCTCTTCAGGGATAGGCGGGATTAAAACGCTGGAAGAAGAGGTTATAAAACTCAAAGAGCAAGGACCACGAAGAGTTAGTCCTTTTCTTGTTCCTATGATGATTGTTGATATTACCCCGGGGCACATTGCAATGAGATATGGTTTCAAAGGCCCCAACTATTCTGTAGTCTCGGCATGTGCTTCCTCCGCCCATGCTATTGGTGACGCATACAGGATGATCAAATATGGTGATGCTGATATCATTATCGCAGGTGGTGCTGAAGCTCCTGTTACGCCTATCGGACTTGCTGGTTTCTGTAGCATGAGAGCTCTTTCTACAAGAAATGATGAACCACAGAAGGCCTCGAGGCCCTTTGATAAAGAACGCGACGGTTTCGTAATGGCTGAAGGTGCTGGTGCTGTTGTTCTGGAAGAGCTCGAACACGCACTAAAGAGGGGGGCCAAAATTTACGCAGAAGTGGTCGGATACGGAGCCACTGCCGATGCTTATCACATAACAGCACCACATCCCGATGGCGAGGGAGCGGTTAATTCAATGAGACTTGCTATTGAAGAGGCTGGAATTTCTCCTGAAGAAGTAAGTTACATAAACGCCCACGGTACTTCAACCCAGCTAAACGATATTGCCGAAACGAAGGCGATTAAGAAACTATTTGGCGAGCATGCCTATAAGATTCCTGTTTCGTCTACTAAGTCCATGACCGGACACCTACTTGGGGCTGCCGGAGCAGTGGAATTCATTGCATCCGTTATGAGTGTCTATACCGATAAAATACATCCTACCCGAAATTACGAATTTCCAGATCCGGAGTGTGACCTTGACTATGTTCCCGGAACTTATAGAGAAGTAATTGTAAATTACGCCCTTTCAAATTCTTTTGGCTTTGGAGGACACAACGCCTCTTTATTGGTTAAGAAATACTCTGTCTAA
- a CDS encoding DUF3488 and transglutaminase-like domain-containing protein: MKVDKRIKIVVYLPLTVAMVSLAHTLAPMGLSFLVLLFISFYLDLTKEFYISSKILTVLGVLLTLFLFILALRIPFEAIAYWIMSLSIIKILGKKTLRDLKQIVALSFFNFVDSAIFHYSFVFLLYLVLYIVSASIALLIITYIDDRRETNLEEDLLKTLRNFGIGFGLVTVLMSLFFFIILPRSPYVLIRAQIYSPARKEGFGNELQIGKVEYMNRRDQVLMRIKPLMKRHENFLYVRGNVYNVYKKNTWIRVPENTTGWSYKSDSKYRAGARTFLITLEPMSTKALYAPDFPESIDFRRFSFKKSWGKVFLTTGHEINRKVNYKAFSSSIPDNEFPVGVDFLSVPEAYIEIVDSLIEENNFNGTNPGEIAQKVKEYFLKNYKYSIELTSDTNWIHYFLKTRKGHCEYFATLTALILRRVGIPSRIVAGYITKEWNSFGNYFIVRTRHAHTWVEYFYTNRWIPLDPTPPYQEEKIVLNKLTEYFDYLSYVWTTQVLEFSFTNQIRIFNAIQYSIKNLFKKKLLTLLGNAAFIFIIALGFVLVLKRVRYKTHPATQYYRKFEKILKRKGYNLTPSMTAKEIADLVKIPEATDFLAEYTKCRFSTNCDLEKLRRKFENFRQSIS, translated from the coding sequence ATGAAAGTTGACAAGAGAATAAAAATCGTTGTTTATCTACCACTCACCGTTGCAATGGTAAGCTTAGCTCATACACTGGCACCAATGGGTCTCTCTTTCTTAGTTCTTCTTTTTATCTCATTTTATCTGGATCTTACAAAAGAATTTTATATTTCCAGCAAAATTTTGACAGTACTTGGTGTCCTTTTGACCCTTTTCCTTTTTATTTTAGCCTTGAGAATACCCTTCGAAGCAATCGCTTACTGGATCATGTCCCTGAGCATCATAAAGATTCTCGGTAAAAAAACTTTGCGGGATTTGAAACAAATTGTAGCCCTTTCTTTTTTCAACTTTGTTGACAGCGCCATTTTTCACTACTCCTTTGTCTTTTTACTTTACCTTGTACTCTACATAGTTTCAGCCTCCATAGCCTTATTAATAATCACTTACATAGATGACCGACGAGAAACAAACCTTGAAGAAGACCTCCTCAAGACACTGAGAAACTTTGGAATTGGATTTGGGCTTGTTACTGTTTTGATGTCACTTTTCTTCTTCATAATTCTTCCCCGTTCCCCATATGTTCTTATCCGCGCTCAAATTTATTCGCCTGCTCGAAAGGAAGGATTTGGCAACGAACTCCAAATCGGCAAGGTGGAATACATGAATAGAAGAGACCAAGTTTTAATGAGGATAAAGCCACTCATGAAAAGACATGAAAACTTCCTCTATGTCCGTGGAAACGTTTATAACGTTTACAAAAAAAACACTTGGATAAGAGTCCCTGAAAATACGACGGGATGGAGTTACAAAAGTGACTCCAAATATAGGGCGGGGGCAAGGACTTTCTTAATCACCCTTGAGCCAATGTCCACAAAAGCTCTTTATGCTCCTGACTTTCCAGAATCAATAGATTTTAGAAGATTTTCATTTAAGAAATCTTGGGGAAAGGTGTTTTTAACGACAGGACATGAAATCAACAGAAAAGTCAATTACAAAGCCTTTTCATCCTCAATTCCCGATAATGAATTCCCGGTAGGGGTGGATTTCCTGTCGGTTCCAGAGGCATATATTGAAATAGTTGATTCTTTAATTGAAGAGAATAATTTTAATGGGACTAATCCTGGTGAAATTGCACAAAAAGTAAAGGAATATTTTTTGAAAAATTACAAATACTCCATTGAACTTACCTCAGACACAAACTGGATACATTATTTCCTAAAGACTCGCAAAGGCCACTGTGAATATTTTGCAACCCTTACTGCTTTGATTTTAAGAAGAGTAGGAATCCCATCAAGAATTGTAGCAGGCTATATTACAAAAGAATGGAACTCCTTTGGAAACTACTTCATCGTGAGGACAAGACACGCCCACACCTGGGTAGAATATTTTTATACCAACAGATGGATTCCCCTCGATCCGACCCCTCCCTATCAGGAAGAGAAAATAGTCTTAAATAAGCTAACAGAATATTTTGATTACCTTTCATATGTCTGGACAACACAAGTTCTTGAATTCAGTTTTACGAATCAGATTAGAATATTCAACGCAATCCAGTATTCCATTAAAAATCTCTTCAAGAAAAAACTTTTAACCCTATTGGGGAATGCAGCATTCATATTTATAATCGCGCTCGGCTTTGTGTTAGTTCTAAAGCGAGTAAGATACAAAACTCATCCCGCTACTCAATACTACAGAAAGTTTGAGAAAATATTAAAAAGAAAGGGGTACAATTTAACCCCTTCAATGACCGCTAAGGAAATCGCAGACCTTGTCAAAATTCCCGAAGCTACTGATTTTCTTGCCGAATATACAAAATGCAGATTTTCAACGAACTGTGACTTAGAAAAACTTAGAAGAAAATTCGAAAATTTTAGACAGAGTATTTCTTAA
- a CDS encoding DUF58 domain-containing protein: MFRKPKPFVSYVKLKKWGRYYAILTLLLGFAAVNSGNNLLYFFLAALLSIMALSGFISYLSLKSIQISIIAPEEMYAKTVNYLKVRVKNKSPLPLFLIYVKRSEKEKVVFEIIPPSSFKEGLLPCYFEKRGYKDVESIFVGTTFPLSFTIREMFYPMNLKLLVFPHIYKIERDITIESPENTGWGAESSKEGAIGDFMGLREYTFQDKVSRIHWKKIKDERLYVKIFRDENFQVLNLDIASTASEEEIERVASLAVQYLEQGHSVGLKIDGKAIIPPDSGIKQKIKILEELALLGYES, encoded by the coding sequence ATGTTCAGAAAGCCCAAACCTTTTGTTTCCTACGTAAAACTTAAAAAATGGGGTAGGTATTACGCTATACTTACTTTATTGCTCGGTTTTGCAGCGGTAAACTCAGGGAACAATCTCCTCTACTTCTTTCTTGCAGCGCTATTATCCATAATGGCACTCTCCGGTTTTATAAGCTATCTAAGTTTAAAGTCCATCCAAATCTCTATAATAGCACCTGAGGAAATGTATGCAAAAACGGTTAACTATCTGAAAGTCAGAGTAAAAAACAAAAGTCCTTTGCCTCTATTTCTCATCTACGTCAAAAGATCAGAAAAAGAAAAAGTGGTTTTTGAAATAATTCCACCATCAAGTTTCAAAGAAGGACTTTTGCCCTGCTACTTTGAAAAGAGAGGCTACAAGGACGTTGAATCAATCTTTGTTGGCACCACATTCCCACTTAGTTTTACCATAAGGGAAATGTTCTACCCCATGAATCTGAAACTCCTTGTTTTCCCACACATATACAAAATAGAGAGGGATATAACAATAGAGTCTCCAGAAAACACAGGATGGGGAGCAGAATCAAGTAAAGAGGGCGCTATAGGGGATTTCATGGGACTCAGGGAATACACCTTTCAGGACAAAGTCTCAAGAATTCACTGGAAAAAAATCAAAGACGAAAGACTTTATGTTAAAATATTCCGGGACGAAAATTTTCAGGTCTTAAACCTTGATATCGCTTCAACTGCATCGGAAGAGGAAATCGAAAGAGTAGCTTCCTTAGCAGTCCAATACTTAGAACAAGGACACAGCGTGGGATTAAAGATTGATGGCAAAGCCATTATTCCCCCAGATTCTGGCATTAAGCAAAAGATAAAAATTCTTGAAGAACTCGCTCTTTTAGGTTATGAAAGTTGA
- a CDS encoding MoxR family ATPase, translating to MQFSEIITEAKKVIKGQDDIIKAVLTAIVADGHVLLEGPTGVGKTTFVLTFAKIFGLTFRRIQFTSDVLPSDILGTNIFNLKTGTFDFHPGPIFANFVLVDEINRASPKTQSALIEVMEERHVTIEGKTYELDKPFIVFATQNPMDYAGTFPLPITQTDRFLMKIKIEYPSKEVEQEILKAGDPRYLIPTLNQLVTKEEFLTIQQEVSKVKVDDSIIDYISEIVISTRSNPSIKEGLSSRASIHLLKCSRAKALIEERDYVIPEDVKEIFPYVASHRIICDVPACDVSVFLKDFIEKIPVPR from the coding sequence ATGCAATTTAGCGAAATTATAACAGAAGCCAAAAAAGTCATAAAAGGACAGGATGACATAATCAAAGCAGTCTTAACTGCTATTGTCGCCGATGGGCACGTCCTCCTGGAGGGACCCACCGGCGTTGGCAAGACGACTTTTGTACTAACCTTTGCAAAAATTTTTGGTCTAACCTTCCGCAGAATACAGTTTACAAGTGATGTCTTGCCTTCAGACATATTGGGAACAAACATTTTTAACTTAAAAACAGGAACTTTTGATTTTCACCCTGGCCCCATCTTTGCCAACTTCGTCCTTGTTGATGAAATTAACAGGGCCTCCCCCAAAACCCAGAGCGCCTTAATTGAGGTGATGGAAGAAAGACACGTTACAATTGAAGGGAAGACCTACGAGCTTGATAAACCTTTTATAGTTTTTGCGACGCAGAATCCCATGGACTACGCAGGAACATTCCCTCTTCCCATTACACAGACTGACAGGTTTCTAATGAAAATCAAAATAGAATATCCTTCAAAGGAGGTAGAGCAGGAAATACTAAAGGCAGGGGACCCAAGATATTTAATTCCAACCCTAAACCAATTAGTTACAAAGGAAGAGTTTCTCACCATCCAGCAGGAAGTTTCAAAGGTTAAGGTGGACGATTCTATCATTGACTACATCTCAGAAATTGTTATCTCCACAAGAAGTAATCCCTCTATCAAAGAGGGATTAAGTTCAAGGGCATCTATTCACCTTTTAAAATGTTCAAGAGCTAAAGCACTCATTGAGGAACGAGACTACGTAATTCCAGAAGATGTTAAAGAAATTTTCCCTTACGTGGCAAGTCATAGGATTATCTGTGACGTTCCAGCATGCGATGTCTCAGTTTTTCTAAAAGATTTCATAGAGAAGATTCCCGTTCCAAGATAA
- a CDS encoding peptidylprolyl isomerase — protein MEVVDNKKVVAIEYTMTLDDGNLIDATKGEPFVFLFGVGEIFPKLEDGMKGMKVGEEKDIVLEPDEAFGEYDPEAVQVIPQEYFGEEEPIVGMQYYAHFEEGNEIPFYVKDVKDGNVTIDFNHPFAGHRIHFHIKVVNVRDASPEELEHGHAHHI, from the coding sequence ATGGAAGTTGTAGATAACAAAAAAGTAGTAGCGATAGAGTATACAATGACTCTGGATGATGGGAATTTGATTGACGCTACAAAGGGGGAACCTTTTGTTTTCCTTTTTGGCGTTGGCGAAATTTTTCCGAAATTGGAAGATGGGATGAAAGGTATGAAGGTTGGTGAAGAGAAAGACATAGTGCTGGAGCCCGACGAGGCTTTTGGTGAGTATGATCCCGAAGCGGTTCAGGTTATTCCACAGGAATACTTTGGTGAAGAGGAACCAATTGTTGGAATGCAGTATTATGCCCATTTTGAAGAAGGAAATGAAATACCCTTTTATGTAAAAGATGTTAAGGATGGGAACGTAACCATTGATTTTAACCATCCCTTTGCAGGCCATAGAATACATTTTCACATAAAAGTTGTAAATGTAAGGGATGCATCGCCAGAAGAACTGGAACACGGGCATGCCCATCACATATAA
- a CDS encoding YggS family pyridoxal phosphate-dependent enzyme — protein MLTKETVEQNIRRLRENIGEIKARYGIERDILIEAITKGVDAEKILWAYEAGIKVMGENRVQEALLKIPFLSLDIEWHLVGHLQTNKVKHALKIFNVIESVDRVELIEALDRRLTEPLEIFIEVNTSMEPQKTGCKIEEVDRLVEEILKRDKLMLTGFMTVGPYPVEEKRSREAFARLRDIKERIEREFGFSIKWLSMGMTEDYPYAILEGANLLRIGRGIFGEVNR, from the coding sequence GTGCTCACGAAGGAGACAGTTGAGCAAAATATAAGAAGATTAAGAGAGAATATTGGAGAAATTAAGGCACGTTATGGTATCGAAAGGGATATATTGATTGAAGCAATAACTAAGGGAGTAGACGCTGAAAAAATTCTGTGGGCTTATGAGGCTGGAATTAAAGTTATGGGAGAGAACAGGGTTCAGGAGGCACTTCTTAAAATACCTTTCCTTTCTTTGGACATTGAGTGGCATCTGGTAGGGCACCTTCAAACTAACAAAGTTAAACACGCATTGAAGATTTTTAATGTTATAGAGTCGGTTGATAGAGTTGAACTTATCGAGGCCCTTGATAGGAGATTAACTGAACCGTTAGAAATATTTATTGAAGTGAACACCTCAATGGAACCTCAGAAAACAGGTTGTAAAATCGAAGAAGTAGATAGACTGGTAGAAGAGATCCTTAAAAGGGATAAACTTATGCTTACAGGGTTTATGACTGTGGGCCCTTATCCCGTTGAAGAAAAAAGAAGTAGGGAGGCTTTTGCCAGGTTGCGAGATATAAAGGAAAGAATTGAAAGGGAGTTTGGGTTTTCCATTAAATGGCTTTCTATGGGTATGACAGAAGATTACCCTTATGCAATTTTAGAAGGCGCCAATCTTTTGAGGATTGGGCGGGGAATTTTTGGGGAGGTAAATAGATGA
- a CDS encoding DivIVA domain-containing protein yields MRLTPLEIRKATFKTKFRGFDPEEVLTYLEMISNEFEKLIQENERLKERIMVMEKKLSEYEELEESLKKALFLAQQSSEQVITNAQERAQNIIKEAQVKAEKMIAEVALRRSRLEDEIQRLEKRKYEILQKLRGEMEYYLRLLSREVGDVEGK; encoded by the coding sequence ATGAGGCTTACTCCGCTGGAAATTAGAAAAGCAACCTTTAAAACGAAGTTTAGGGGGTTTGACCCCGAGGAAGTGCTTACATATTTAGAGATGATTTCAAATGAGTTTGAGAAGCTAATCCAAGAGAATGAGCGTCTTAAGGAGCGAATAATGGTTATGGAAAAGAAGCTTTCAGAGTACGAAGAACTTGAGGAGAGTCTCAAAAAAGCGTTGTTTCTTGCACAGCAGTCTTCTGAACAGGTTATCACCAACGCTCAGGAAAGGGCTCAGAATATCATAAAAGAGGCTCAAGTTAAGGCAGAGAAGATGATTGCGGAAGTGGCTCTGAGAAGGTCACGGTTGGAAGACGAGATTCAGAGGCTGGAGAAAAGAAAGTATGAGATTCTACAGAAACTCAGAGGCGAAATGGAATACTATTTAAGACTTCTATCAAGGGAGGTAGGAGACGTTGAGGGAAAGTGA
- a CDS encoding purine-nucleoside phosphorylase has protein sequence MRESEIISKAVSLLKSKGVDKVDAAIVLGSGLGSLADGVKEFFKIRYSDVEGFPVSTVEGHEGVLIYGELESKKVLVYKGRFHYYEGYSTREATLPLRVLKPLGVKVLILTNAAGGVVPSMKPGDIMLIRDHINLIPDNPLRGPNLEEFGPRFPSMHDAYDEELRKLAKQSALEEGVFLKEGVYVALQGPSLETPSEYLFVRAIGGDAVGMSTAPEVIVTRHMGIKVLAFSIITNVANPYAPSPATHEEVLQIANEAGKKLEKIIRRVVRSL, from the coding sequence TTGAGGGAAAGTGAGATTATATCCAAGGCAGTGAGCCTTTTAAAATCTAAGGGTGTGGATAAGGTTGATGCTGCAATTGTACTTGGGTCTGGCCTTGGGTCTCTTGCAGATGGTGTAAAAGAGTTTTTCAAAATTAGGTACTCTGATGTTGAAGGGTTTCCCGTGTCTACCGTAGAGGGACATGAAGGGGTTTTGATTTACGGTGAACTTGAAAGTAAGAAGGTACTGGTTTATAAGGGTAGATTTCATTATTATGAAGGTTATTCCACAAGGGAAGCTACATTGCCTCTTAGGGTTTTAAAACCGCTTGGTGTAAAGGTACTAATCCTTACCAATGCTGCTGGTGGAGTTGTCCCTTCAATGAAACCCGGTGATATCATGCTTATCAGGGATCATATCAATTTAATCCCTGACAATCCTCTCCGTGGCCCCAATTTGGAAGAATTTGGTCCACGTTTTCCATCAATGCACGATGCCTACGATGAGGAACTTAGAAAGCTTGCAAAACAGTCGGCACTTGAAGAAGGTGTCTTTTTAAAAGAAGGGGTTTATGTGGCTTTGCAAGGTCCTTCTCTGGAAACTCCGTCAGAGTACCTCTTTGTGAGGGCAATCGGAGGAGATGCGGTTGGAATGTCAACCGCTCCGGAAGTCATCGTGACAAGACACATGGGTATTAAAGTCCTTGCTTTTTCTATAATTACCAATGTGGCAAATCCTTATGCTCCTTCTCCTGCAACCCATGAAGAGGTGTTACAAATAGCCAATGAAGCGGGCAAAAAGTTGGAAAAGATAATCCGAAGAGTAGTAAGGAGTCTTTAG
- the purD gene encoding phosphoribosylamine--glycine ligase, which yields MKVAVIGKGGREDAITHKISQSPLVEKLFVIPGNPGTARYAENVNIEISDFASILNFVNSEKVDIVIPGPELPISKGIKNYLESNSKTFVFAPLLESSFLEASKIRAKEFMKRNAVPTADFKAFNDYEEALRYVKGLDSYPIVIKADGLAEGKGVSIAYTPAEAISILYEYMVELKFGESSKKILIEEFLTGVEYSVFVVTDGEDFLWIGDASDYKRAYDGDKGPNTGGMGSVSPVPFLSEEMKNITRNAVIKPTIEGLKREGIPYMGFLYFGLIWTSKGPKVLEFNVRLGDPEAQVVLPRLKNDLVEIIMSAKEHKLKDVKVEFDTRVAVCVVIASGGYPVHYEKGKSIHGLNKITKDILVYHAGTKEIDGKIYTDGGRVLNLVVLDKDFNSAAERIYSEIEKIHFENMFYRRDIGSLERFKI from the coding sequence ATGAAAGTTGCGGTTATAGGAAAGGGTGGCCGTGAGGATGCGATTACACACAAAATTTCTCAATCTCCACTGGTAGAGAAACTTTTTGTTATTCCTGGAAACCCCGGAACTGCAAGATACGCAGAAAATGTTAACATAGAAATCAGCGATTTTGCATCGATTTTAAATTTTGTGAATTCAGAAAAGGTTGATATTGTGATACCTGGTCCAGAACTTCCTATTTCTAAAGGTATAAAGAATTATTTGGAATCAAATTCTAAGACCTTTGTCTTTGCTCCTCTGTTAGAATCTTCCTTTCTTGAGGCATCAAAAATTCGTGCCAAGGAGTTTATGAAAAGAAATGCGGTTCCTACTGCCGATTTCAAAGCTTTTAATGATTATGAAGAAGCTTTAAGATACGTAAAAGGGCTTGATAGTTATCCAATTGTTATCAAGGCAGATGGGCTTGCAGAGGGAAAAGGTGTTTCTATTGCCTATACACCTGCTGAAGCCATTTCCATTTTGTACGAGTATATGGTAGAGTTGAAATTCGGGGAGTCTTCTAAGAAAATTTTAATAGAGGAGTTTCTTACTGGTGTTGAGTACTCGGTTTTCGTGGTGACCGATGGTGAAGATTTTCTTTGGATAGGTGATGCTTCAGATTATAAAAGGGCATACGATGGTGATAAGGGGCCCAACACGGGTGGAATGGGTTCGGTTTCCCCCGTCCCTTTCCTCAGTGAGGAAATGAAAAATATCACAAGAAATGCAGTAATAAAACCTACAATTGAGGGATTAAAAAGAGAAGGCATTCCCTACATGGGGTTCCTTTACTTTGGCCTTATATGGACCTCAAAAGGGCCTAAAGTTCTGGAGTTCAACGTAAGACTCGGTGATCCCGAGGCCCAGGTAGTACTTCCAAGGTTGAAGAATGATCTCGTGGAAATTATAATGTCTGCAAAGGAGCACAAACTAAAGGACGTAAAGGTAGAATTTGATACACGGGTTGCAGTTTGCGTAGTCATCGCCAGCGGCGGTTATCCTGTTCACTATGAAAAAGGAAAGTCAATACACGGTTTGAATAAAATAACCAAGGATATACTCGTTTACCACGCGGGTACGAAGGAGATAGATGGTAAGATATATACCGATGGTGGGAGGGTTTTGAACCTTGTAGTCCTCGATAAGGATTTTAATTCTGCGGCGGAAAGAATTTACAGTGAAATTGAAAAAATACATTTCGAGAATATGTTTTACCGAAGGGACATTGGGTCGTTAGAGAGATTCAAGATTTAA
- the rfaE2 gene encoding D-glycero-beta-D-manno-heptose 1-phosphate adenylyltransferase, with the protein MAQDKIKTREELAEILNSLKGNKRVVFTNGCFDVLHRGHIEYLYFAKKLGDLLVVAVNSDESVRKLKGEGRPINKLEDRMAVLSSLEMVDYVIPFEEDTPYEVIKLLKPDIIVKGGDYTPDEVVGKDIVEGYGGKVVIAPYLKGYSTTELLRRMKND; encoded by the coding sequence ATGGCACAGGATAAAATTAAAACGAGAGAAGAGCTGGCCGAAATATTAAATAGTTTAAAGGGTAATAAGAGAGTTGTGTTCACGAACGGGTGTTTTGATGTACTTCATAGGGGTCATATTGAGTATCTTTACTTTGCTAAAAAGCTGGGAGACTTGCTTGTAGTTGCTGTAAACAGTGATGAATCAGTAAGGAAGCTTAAAGGAGAGGGTAGGCCCATAAATAAATTGGAAGACAGGATGGCCGTTCTTTCTTCTCTTGAAATGGTTGATTATGTTATACCTTTTGAGGAAGATACACCCTATGAAGTTATAAAATTATTGAAGCCTGATATTATAGTGAAAGGTGGAGATTATACTCCTGATGAGGTGGTGGGAAAGGATATTGTTGAGGGTTATGGTGGAAAGGTGGTTATTGCTCCTTATTTAAAGGGCTATTCTACGACTGAACTGTTGAGGAGGATGAAAAATGATTAA